The following coding sequences are from one Fibrobacter sp. window:
- a CDS encoding insulinase family protein, with the protein MIIQEINPLEMASLHVVYDNLSPLDEADGKHGSCHLIEHMIGKAVDPIAPILHENGIENDYCVNYEMVNASFTGTAEVLETLAPIIVQQIVNSDADRFTQEDFESERSAVINEVELMNADAFQHTLGRGTLEIYGLHGPEGVLEDIRAYTFNEFKKDYERLVAHPSRIVYVGPRRVHFPEVEFSESRRFGQIAPCRSVWNMPEIPSSSDGNDYNSIVFIGAEPIVGNRDYAAMLLATNMLAASDEAILLNQLRTKEGLVYGCAGSIGTFRNAGIPVFRTASAARNTEKVMCCTSDVLENPERYLTKDLFERTKRYFGAIEKTSNILRYCNCNDLVRKGMITYEHDFGGIEYPKFIEITKKYLCQGNFCPFVG; encoded by the coding sequence ATGATCATACAAGAAATAAATCCTCTTGAAATGGCGAGCCTGCATGTTGTTTACGACAATCTCTCGCCTCTTGACGAGGCGGACGGCAAGCATGGCTCGTGTCACCTTATAGAGCACATGATTGGCAAGGCGGTGGACCCGATTGCGCCGATACTCCACGAGAACGGTATCGAAAACGACTATTGCGTAAACTACGAGATGGTAAACGCCTCGTTCACCGGAACTGCCGAGGTATTGGAGACGCTAGCCCCGATCATCGTGCAGCAAATAGTAAACTCCGATGCAGACCGCTTTACGCAAGAAGATTTTGAAAGCGAGCGGAGTGCAGTAATCAACGAAGTGGAGCTGATGAATGCGGATGCTTTTCAGCATACCCTCGGTCGAGGCACTTTGGAAATTTACGGACTCCACGGGCCCGAAGGAGTGCTTGAAGATATTCGAGCCTACACCTTTAACGAGTTCAAGAAGGATTACGAACGACTTGTTGCCCACCCCAGCCGAATTGTCTATGTGGGGCCACGTAGGGTTCATTTCCCGGAAGTTGAGTTCTCGGAGAGCAGGCGGTTTGGGCAAATCGCCCCATGCAGAAGTGTTTGGAACATGCCAGAAATTCCTTCATCAAGTGACGGAAACGATTACAACTCTATAGTATTCATCGGTGCGGAGCCAATCGTAGGCAACCGCGATTATGCAGCAATGCTGCTTGCCACAAACATGCTCGCGGCTAGCGACGAGGCCATATTGTTGAATCAACTTCGCACGAAGGAGGGACTTGTCTATGGATGTGCCGGTTCTATAGGAACATTCCGCAACGCGGGAATCCCCGTCTTTCGGACCGCAAGTGCTGCCAGGAACACCGAGAAGGTGATGTGCTGTACGTCGGACGTTCTTGAAAACCCAGAGCGCTATCTGACCAAGGATCTTTTCGAAAGGACCAAACGATATTTCGGAGCGATTGAGAAGACCTCCAACATTTTGCGCTACTGCAATTGTAACGACCTTGTCCGTAAGGGCATGATAACCTACGAGCATGATTTTGGGGGCATCGAATACCCCAAATTTATCGAAATAACGAAGAAATACCTTTGTCAAGGGAATTTTTGCCCATTTGTAGGGTGA